From the Candidatus Bathyarchaeota archaeon A05DMB-5 genome, one window contains:
- a CDS encoding DUF2095 family protein: protein MEFDKERFKRMFPNLAKEMEIDDHKVSINSVRTDTQTGEKASSGRFVHYMPDVIDFIRRCDTEKQAEEIIAYLEKRGEISKHYARKLRKQLRENGVRSFGSKKEENYYFKHGEL, encoded by the coding sequence TTGGAATTTGACAAAGAACGATTCAAAAGAATGTTTCCTAACTTAGCCAAGGAAATGGAAATCGATGACCATAAAGTTTCAATAAATTCTGTGCGAACAGACACACAGACAGGCGAGAAAGCATCGTCTGGAAGGTTCGTTCATTACATGCCTGATGTAATAGACTTTATTCGGCGGTGCGACACCGAGAAGCAAGCGGAAGAAATAATAGCATACCTGGAAAAGAGAGGCGAAATAAGTAAGCACTATGCTAGGAAGCTTAGGAAACAGCTTAGAGAGAACGGCGTAAGAAGTTTTGGTTCAAAAAAGGAAGAGAATTACTACTTTAAACATGGCGAACTCTAG
- a CDS encoding histone deacetylase, which translates to MGKTAVVFSPIYYQHNPGVGHPESAKRLGAIINELKKGKLSKCKNWQFVEPEKARVADVQLVHDADYVKLVEAVCKAGGGALDSGDTVASAKSFDVALYAVGGALTAVNLVMEKRFENAFALVRPPGHHAGRFHAMGFCIFNNVAIAAKHLLKKFKLDRILILDIDAHHGNGTQETFYEINQVIYISLHQDPRSFPGVGFINEVGEDAGLGCNVNIPLPFQTSDQVYIRALKEIVAPIIRQYKPQFMLVSAGLDGHYTDPVGNLSLSLLSYQETYKLIVDLASEMCDGKLVCVLEGGYGKFVGKIATLAIAKMSGTKYAVNDKLLTVSNRVRKQGEKIIREAKEVQRNFWKLD; encoded by the coding sequence ATGGGCAAAACAGCAGTCGTTTTTTCACCCATATACTATCAGCACAACCCAGGCGTTGGACACCCGGAATCCGCAAAACGTTTAGGAGCAATAATCAACGAACTAAAGAAAGGAAAACTTTCAAAGTGCAAAAACTGGCAGTTTGTAGAACCCGAAAAAGCTCGCGTTGCAGATGTGCAGCTTGTTCACGATGCAGATTACGTTAAACTTGTTGAAGCGGTTTGCAAGGCTGGAGGAGGAGCTCTAGATTCAGGCGATACAGTTGCATCTGCAAAGAGTTTTGATGTTGCCCTTTACGCAGTTGGTGGCGCATTAACGGCTGTCAACCTTGTGATGGAAAAGAGGTTTGAAAACGCGTTTGCCTTGGTACGTCCTCCGGGACACCACGCTGGACGCTTTCACGCAATGGGTTTCTGTATTTTCAACAACGTCGCCATAGCCGCTAAACACTTACTTAAAAAATTCAAATTAGACAGGATTCTCATATTGGACATAGACGCGCATCATGGCAACGGCACACAAGAAACCTTCTACGAAATCAACCAAGTCATATACATAAGCCTACACCAAGACCCGCGCAGTTTTCCAGGAGTAGGATTCATAAACGAAGTTGGAGAAGACGCAGGCTTAGGCTGCAACGTAAACATTCCGCTTCCCTTCCAAACGAGCGACCAAGTATATATAAGGGCTCTAAAAGAAATCGTAGCGCCTATAATACGCCAGTACAAGCCCCAATTCATGTTAGTATCTGCTGGATTAGATGGGCATTACACAGACCCTGTGGGAAATCTTTCGCTTTCGCTCTTGTCCTATCAAGAAACTTATAAGCTAATAGTGGATTTGGCGTCAGAAATGTGTGATGGAAAGCTTGTTTGTGTTTTAGAGGGTGGTTATGGAAAGTTTGTGGGTAAAATTGCCACCTTAGCCATTGCGAAAATGAGCGGAACCAAATACGCTGTGAATGATAAGCTGCTAACGGTCAGTAACCGTGTGAGAAAACAAGGAGAGAAAATAATAAGAGAAGCCAAAGAAGTTCAAAGGAATTTCTGGAAGCTGGATTAA
- a CDS encoding DEAD/DEAH box helicase — protein MKVTDLSIPEVVKEVTIKSGITELYPPQEEAVKAGVLEGKNLVLASPTASGKTLIAEFCALKHILEKNGKTVYLTPLRALANEKFEEFKKYTQIRKKDENRVRVGISTGDFDSSDPWLERYDIIITTNEKADSLLRHRARWMDEISLVIADEVHLLNDAERGPTLEVVLARLMQTNPDVQILALSATINNVQEIAEWLKADYVTTEWRPILLKEGVLLHEEIQFRDGAAHKIEKKTKSPDINLALSTVKSGGQALIFASTRKSAVTIAKKVAGEIEEILSKPMKRSLEYIAERILAAEERTRISETLAELVKRGTAFHHAGLGGGHRKLIEDSFREGKIKVLTATPTLAFGVNLPARTVIIQDYRRYEPGYGWYPISVLEYKQMAGRAGRPKYDKVGEAVLMAKTDDEADYLMENYILARPERIWSRLAVERIMRGHVLATVAADYAHTERGIYDFFGRTFYAYQYEISAIKSIIAKILKYLYDEEMIEVDSEKISATKFGKRVSELYIDPVSAVIIREALKRKPAYFTDLSLLQMIAHTPDMGPIMRPYTQEIDEIAVFIDEHKNEFLVDMPDEWEDRIAYEQFLGEVKTAMVLKAWIEELSEDQIIEKFRTQPGDLYRTIENAKWLFYATHELAMLFGNKQVLPQTNELRERIEKGVKKELLPIVKLEGVGRVRGRILYNSGYKTIEDIKYAPIENLMNLPLIGPKLAKKIKEQVGGYVKKESWEKLEKEEEWKQKALTEY, from the coding sequence GTGAAAGTAACAGACTTGTCAATTCCAGAAGTAGTTAAAGAAGTGACAATCAAATCTGGAATTACTGAACTTTATCCTCCGCAAGAAGAAGCAGTAAAAGCTGGAGTGCTGGAAGGAAAAAACCTTGTTCTGGCAAGTCCAACAGCCTCTGGAAAGACTTTGATTGCTGAATTCTGTGCTCTTAAGCATATACTCGAAAAGAATGGCAAAACCGTTTATTTGACGCCTTTGCGCGCTTTGGCAAATGAAAAGTTTGAAGAGTTCAAAAAGTACACTCAGATAAGGAAAAAAGATGAAAATCGTGTGAGGGTGGGCATAAGTACTGGCGACTTTGACAGCAGCGACCCGTGGCTTGAACGTTACGATATAATTATTACCACAAACGAGAAGGCTGATTCGCTTCTGCGGCACAGAGCCAGGTGGATGGATGAGATTTCACTTGTAATCGCGGATGAAGTGCACTTGCTGAATGATGCTGAACGTGGTCCAACGCTTGAGGTTGTTCTGGCAAGGCTTATGCAGACTAATCCAGATGTGCAGATTTTAGCTTTAAGCGCCACAATAAACAATGTTCAGGAAATAGCTGAATGGCTTAAGGCGGATTATGTTACTACCGAATGGAGACCAATCCTTCTAAAAGAAGGCGTTCTACTACACGAAGAAATCCAGTTTAGAGACGGCGCCGCACATAAAATAGAGAAAAAAACCAAGAGTCCAGACATTAACTTGGCATTAAGCACCGTCAAATCTGGTGGCCAAGCATTAATTTTTGCTTCAACACGAAAAAGCGCTGTTACAATTGCAAAGAAAGTAGCTGGTGAAATCGAAGAAATCCTATCCAAGCCTATGAAGCGGTCGCTGGAGTATATTGCAGAGAGAATTTTAGCGGCTGAAGAAAGGACAAGAATAAGCGAAACTTTGGCAGAACTTGTCAAACGTGGCACAGCCTTCCACCATGCAGGTTTGGGTGGAGGACACCGCAAACTAATAGAGGATTCCTTCAGAGAAGGAAAAATTAAGGTTTTGACTGCCACGCCGACTTTGGCTTTCGGCGTAAACTTGCCGGCGAGAACTGTTATAATCCAAGATTATAGACGTTACGAGCCTGGTTACGGATGGTATCCAATTAGTGTTTTAGAGTATAAGCAGATGGCTGGCAGAGCTGGAAGACCAAAATACGATAAGGTTGGCGAAGCCGTGCTTATGGCTAAAACCGATGACGAAGCAGATTATCTTATGGAAAATTATATTCTGGCACGTCCGGAGCGAATATGGTCGAGGCTTGCTGTTGAAAGGATAATGCGAGGGCACGTTTTAGCGACGGTCGCTGCGGATTATGCGCATACTGAACGTGGAATTTACGATTTTTTTGGTAGAACTTTTTATGCTTATCAGTATGAGATAAGCGCGATTAAAAGTATCATTGCGAAGATTCTCAAGTATCTTTATGATGAGGAAATGATTGAAGTTGACAGCGAAAAAATTTCCGCAACAAAGTTTGGGAAACGCGTAAGTGAGCTTTACATTGACCCAGTGTCAGCTGTGATTATCCGCGAAGCATTGAAGCGGAAACCCGCATACTTTACGGACTTAAGTCTCCTGCAGATGATTGCACACACGCCGGACATGGGTCCAATAATGAGACCGTACACGCAAGAAATTGATGAGATAGCAGTTTTCATTGATGAGCATAAGAACGAGTTTCTAGTTGACATGCCAGACGAGTGGGAAGACCGCATAGCTTACGAACAATTTCTCGGAGAAGTCAAAACAGCCATGGTTCTTAAGGCTTGGATTGAAGAACTGAGCGAAGACCAGATAATCGAGAAATTCCGAACGCAACCAGGTGACCTTTATAGAACAATTGAAAATGCTAAATGGCTATTTTATGCCACGCATGAGTTAGCGATGCTTTTCGGCAACAAACAAGTCTTACCACAAACTAACGAGTTAAGAGAAAGAATAGAAAAAGGCGTGAAGAAAGAACTCTTGCCAATAGTCAAGCTGGAAGGAGTTGGCAGAGTTCGCGGGCGCATACTTTACAACTCTGGATACAAAACAATCGAAGACATAAAATATGCGCCTATTGAAAATCTGATGAATCTGCCACTTATAGGACCTAAATTGGCGAAGAAAATAAAAGAACAAGTGGGCGGATACGTAAAGAAGGAATCATGGGAAAAACTTGAAAAAGAAGAAGAGTGGAAACAGAAGGCGCTAACAGAATACTAA
- a CDS encoding glycosyltransferase family 4 protein: MKMAVLVYEYPPKIVGGLGTYAAEITRKFVLMDHDVTVFTMNDDVGSLPTREIWRGIEIHRPLHIDISDSLPDVLAEDVRKWGRGIQLFSKILVYNYLSASKLVNELIKKENFKYDIVIAHDWLSAISGITVKKEAGLPFAFHVHSTEKGRTLGNGSEVVSNIELRGAKAADLIVTVSYAMKEELMKLGFPKDKIHVCYNGVDPQKYNPETVSAEEAKRIRNFYSIKDDELMILFVGRLVGVKGVDKLIMAMPHVLQKNPKAKLVILGVGDLQDYLVNLVRTMRLQDSVKLNFNFVSEEERILHYAACDMAVFPSLYEPFGIVALEAMSMERPVVVGAAGVSGMREIVVCCGEEQCGFHVDPNNPSDIAWGINSTLENQDKRKWLGKNGRKRVLEEFTWDKIAEKTVEAYEKIIKR; encoded by the coding sequence ATGAAAATGGCTGTGCTTGTATACGAGTACCCGCCAAAAATCGTTGGCGGTTTAGGAACATACGCCGCTGAAATTACGCGAAAGTTTGTCTTAATGGACCATGACGTGACAGTCTTCACAATGAATGACGATGTTGGCAGCTTACCGACCAGAGAGATTTGGAGAGGCATAGAAATCCACCGTCCATTACACATCGACATATCTGATTCACTGCCAGACGTGCTTGCGGAAGACGTTAGAAAATGGGGTAGAGGAATTCAGCTTTTCTCAAAGATTCTTGTTTACAATTATCTAAGCGCGTCAAAACTCGTGAATGAACTAATCAAAAAGGAGAACTTCAAATACGACATTGTAATAGCTCACGACTGGCTTTCAGCAATAAGCGGAATAACTGTAAAAAAAGAAGCAGGATTACCATTCGCATTCCACGTTCACTCCACAGAAAAAGGAAGAACACTTGGAAACGGCTCAGAAGTTGTAAGCAACATTGAGCTTCGCGGCGCTAAAGCTGCCGACCTTATTGTGACGGTTTCATACGCGATGAAAGAGGAGCTCATGAAACTAGGCTTTCCAAAAGACAAAATCCACGTATGCTACAATGGCGTTGACCCTCAAAAATACAATCCAGAAACTGTTAGCGCTGAAGAAGCAAAAAGAATACGGAATTTTTATAGTATAAAAGATGACGAATTAATGATTCTTTTTGTCGGAAGACTTGTAGGCGTCAAAGGCGTTGACAAACTGATAATGGCTATGCCACACGTTCTGCAGAAAAATCCCAAAGCAAAACTGGTCATTTTAGGAGTTGGCGATTTACAAGATTACCTGGTCAATTTGGTCAGAACCATGAGACTGCAAGATTCAGTCAAACTAAACTTTAACTTTGTTTCCGAAGAAGAACGCATTCTACACTATGCAGCATGCGACATGGCAGTTTTTCCAAGCCTTTACGAACCTTTCGGAATAGTTGCTCTTGAAGCAATGAGCATGGAACGCCCAGTAGTCGTAGGCGCCGCTGGAGTTAGCGGAATGCGCGAAATAGTTGTCTGCTGCGGCGAGGAACAATGCGGTTTCCACGTCGACCCTAACAATCCATCAGACATTGCGTGGGGCATAAACAGCACTTTAGAAAATCAAGATAAAAGAAAATGGCTAGGGAAAAACGGCAGAAAAAGAGTTTTAGAAGAGTTCACATGGGACAAAATCGCCGAGAAAACCGTGGAAGCTTACGAGAAAATAATTAAACGTTAA
- a CDS encoding 4Fe-4S binding protein translates to MVKIMVDNHKCTGCGTCVETCPVGVYEVKDGKSVPVKPEECLVCRACEVQCPESAIQVIE, encoded by the coding sequence ATGGTGAAAATAATGGTTGACAACCATAAATGTACTGGATGCGGCACATGCGTTGAAACTTGCCCTGTGGGCGTTTACGAAGTCAAAGATGGAAAATCAGTTCCAGTAAAACCCGAGGAATGCTTGGTCTGCAGAGCATGCGAGGTTCAATGTCCAGAAAGTGCAATTCAAGTTATTGAGTAA
- a CDS encoding adenylosuccinate lyase, with translation MDVSPIDTGRHGTPEMRKIFEEEARIQRLLDVEAALAWAHAEVGNIPKKDAEKIAAMASTKHVKISRIKEIEREIKHDIASMVRALAEVCGPSGAYVHLGATSYDIVDTANALQLKDALELIEKKLNDFERVLIEKSSRYKNTLMIGRTHGQHALPITLGFKFAVWMREISRHIQRLRQCKERVLVGKMSGAVGTQAGLGEHAMKIQELVMQRLGIKAADISTQIVQRDRHAELVCLLALISSTLDNFATEIRELQRPEIGELFEFFEPEKQVGSSTMSQKRNPELSERVCGLARIVRSLVVPALEDVVTWHERDLTQSSTERYMLPEVCILVDYQLFLMTNIVANLRVDEERMQKNIELTQGRTMSEAIMIALTKKGMSRQEAHELLRKLTLKSEMEKRHFKEVLLEDKTVSKKLTEKEIVDALKPKNYLGTAKEQVTKMIKRTMRERKARGIA, from the coding sequence TTGGATGTAAGCCCAATAGATACTGGGCGTCATGGGACTCCGGAAATGCGGAAAATCTTCGAAGAAGAAGCACGAATTCAAAGACTACTTGATGTTGAAGCGGCTTTGGCATGGGCGCACGCTGAAGTTGGCAACATACCAAAGAAAGACGCTGAAAAAATTGCGGCTATGGCTTCTACAAAACATGTTAAGATTAGTCGCATTAAAGAGATTGAACGGGAAATAAAACATGACATCGCCTCTATGGTCAGAGCCTTGGCAGAAGTTTGCGGTCCAAGCGGTGCCTACGTCCATCTTGGAGCGACAAGCTACGATATTGTAGACACGGCTAACGCGCTTCAACTAAAAGATGCGCTGGAGCTTATTGAGAAGAAGCTGAATGATTTCGAAAGGGTTTTGATAGAAAAGTCGTCTCGATATAAGAATACGTTGATGATTGGTAGAACTCACGGTCAACATGCGTTGCCAATCACTTTGGGCTTCAAGTTTGCCGTTTGGATGCGAGAGATTTCCAGACACATCCAAAGACTACGGCAATGCAAAGAACGTGTTCTTGTTGGAAAAATGAGTGGTGCGGTTGGCACGCAAGCAGGCTTAGGCGAGCATGCTATGAAAATTCAGGAGCTTGTTATGCAACGTTTAGGAATTAAAGCTGCTGACATATCTACACAGATAGTGCAGCGAGACCGCCACGCAGAACTCGTATGCCTATTAGCGCTTATCTCTTCTACACTTGATAACTTTGCCACTGAAATTCGAGAACTGCAGAGACCTGAAATTGGCGAACTCTTCGAGTTTTTTGAACCAGAAAAGCAGGTTGGAAGCTCCACGATGTCGCAGAAGCGGAATCCAGAGCTTTCTGAGAGAGTTTGCGGGTTAGCCCGAATTGTTAGAAGTCTTGTTGTTCCCGCTTTAGAGGATGTTGTGACTTGGCATGAACGAGACTTAACGCAATCCTCAACAGAACGTTACATGCTTCCCGAAGTGTGCATTTTGGTTGATTATCAACTTTTCTTGATGACTAACATTGTGGCTAATTTGCGTGTTGACGAGGAGCGTATGCAAAAGAATATTGAGCTGACTCAAGGACGCACAATGTCAGAAGCGATTATGATTGCGTTGACAAAGAAAGGCATGAGCCGCCAAGAAGCCCACGAGTTGCTAAGGAAATTGACATTGAAAAGTGAGATGGAAAAACGGCATTTCAAAGAAGTTCTTCTTGAAGATAAAACTGTAAGTAAAAAATTGACTGAAAAAGAAATTGTTGATGCATTGAAACCTAAAAATTATTTGGGAACAGCTAAAGAGCAAGTAACAAAAATGATTAAGAGAACCATGAGAGAGCGCAAGGCTAGAGGAATAGCTTAG
- a CDS encoding iron-sulfur cluster assembly scaffold protein, whose protein sequence is MSRIPLPYNPKVLELFKNPKNLGKMEDATVTAVAGNPSCGDMITFYLKINDQNIIERASFESYGCAANIATSSIVTEMIKGMKLEEAWEISWKAVAEEVGGLPSVKFHCGILAVGALKRAIRKYYKNKGVSPSWLHEELSFEEKQALEEEELAKVLAKRMKLEEEK, encoded by the coding sequence ATGTCGCGGATACCTTTACCCTACAATCCCAAAGTACTTGAACTATTCAAAAACCCTAAAAATTTGGGCAAAATGGAAGACGCTACAGTAACCGCAGTTGCAGGCAACCCTTCATGCGGAGACATGATAACCTTCTACCTAAAAATTAACGACCAAAACATCATCGAAAGAGCATCTTTTGAAAGTTATGGCTGTGCAGCCAACATCGCTACATCAAGCATAGTCACTGAAATGATTAAGGGAATGAAACTTGAGGAAGCATGGGAAATCTCTTGGAAGGCGGTTGCAGAAGAAGTCGGTGGCTTGCCAAGTGTAAAGTTTCACTGTGGCATTTTAGCTGTTGGTGCTTTGAAGCGAGCCATCAGAAAATACTACAAGAACAAAGGTGTTTCGCCCAGTTGGCTGCATGAAGAATTAAGTTTTGAAGAGAAGCAAGCGTTGGAAGAGGAGGAGTTGGCAAAGGTTCTCGCTAAAAGAATGAAGCTTGAGGAAGAAAAGTAA
- a CDS encoding asparagine synthetase B has product MGALIAVLNKRGENAAETVVAMLKVLEHKGVDTFGIASPTEVKIAKSVGALVNRDFDSPIIIGHVFSRILTTDKPQPIKLENATLVFEGRLYAVTAENFAKKLRQNHEKTAEESIKKAEGDFAFVIAEKEKLIAGKDILGVRPLYYGQNANLTCLASERKALWRIGIKNVNSFPPGNMAFINAHGFKFKSVKMLAYSEPRHLTIQAAAKKLQRFLQQSIKKRVLELKEVAVAFSGGLDSSIIAFLAKKIATDVHLIHVSLEEQPETEHAKKAAEELVLPIHVHFFSEKDVEKTLPKVLWLIEEPDPVKTSIGIPIYWAAEKAAKANFKVMLAGQGADELFGGYKRYVDDYSTCGSEMVYRAMFNDITKMYETNFERDFKLCNFHNVELRLPFATYQIAQFAIELPLEMKIKLPDDGMRKLVLRQVARNLGLPRTIVEKPKKAIQYTSGVSKTLKKLAKKEGLSERDYVKKTFFTLFKKMK; this is encoded by the coding sequence ATGGGTGCACTAATAGCAGTCCTAAACAAGAGAGGCGAGAACGCGGCAGAAACTGTAGTTGCCATGCTCAAAGTATTGGAACACAAAGGCGTTGACACTTTTGGAATAGCTTCGCCGACTGAAGTGAAAATAGCAAAGTCTGTTGGAGCACTAGTAAATCGAGACTTCGATTCGCCTATAATAATTGGACATGTCTTCTCAAGAATTCTCACAACAGACAAGCCGCAACCAATAAAGCTTGAGAATGCAACGTTGGTTTTTGAAGGAAGGCTCTACGCAGTTACAGCAGAAAACTTTGCTAAAAAACTGCGACAAAACCACGAAAAAACCGCTGAAGAGAGCATCAAGAAGGCGGAAGGCGACTTCGCTTTTGTTATAGCAGAAAAAGAAAAACTGATTGCTGGCAAAGATATATTGGGCGTGCGTCCACTCTATTACGGTCAAAATGCAAACTTGACATGTTTAGCTTCTGAACGCAAAGCATTATGGAGAATAGGAATAAAAAATGTCAATTCCTTTCCTCCGGGAAACATGGCGTTTATCAATGCGCATGGTTTCAAATTTAAGTCTGTTAAAATGCTTGCATATTCGGAACCGAGGCACTTAACAATTCAAGCTGCCGCCAAAAAACTGCAAAGGTTTCTGCAACAATCGATAAAGAAAAGAGTCTTGGAGCTAAAGGAAGTTGCTGTGGCTTTTTCAGGAGGATTGGACAGCAGTATAATTGCGTTTCTTGCAAAGAAAATTGCGACAGATGTTCACTTGATACATGTTAGCCTTGAAGAGCAGCCGGAAACTGAACATGCAAAAAAAGCAGCAGAAGAGCTTGTGTTACCAATTCATGTTCACTTTTTCAGTGAGAAGGATGTTGAGAAAACGCTTCCAAAAGTTCTTTGGCTAATTGAAGAGCCAGACCCAGTAAAAACAAGCATAGGTATTCCGATTTATTGGGCAGCAGAAAAAGCGGCTAAAGCGAATTTCAAAGTAATGTTAGCAGGTCAAGGTGCAGATGAGCTTTTTGGTGGATACAAGCGATACGTCGATGACTACTCAACATGTGGAAGTGAAATGGTATATAGAGCAATGTTCAACGATATTACTAAAATGTATGAAACCAACTTTGAGAGAGACTTTAAACTCTGTAACTTCCACAATGTAGAACTACGTTTGCCCTTTGCCACCTACCAAATAGCACAATTTGCCATAGAATTACCCTTAGAAATGAAAATCAAATTACCAGACGATGGGATGCGAAAGCTGGTTCTGAGGCAAGTCGCCAGAAATCTCGGTCTTCCACGAACAATAGTGGAAAAACCTAAGAAGGCGATACAATACACGTCTGGCGTTAGCAAAACTCTGAAAAAACTCGCCAAAAAGGAAGGGTTATCCGAGAGAGATTACGTAAAGAAAACATTCTTCACACTCTTCAAGAAGATGAAATGA
- a CDS encoding cysteine desulfurase: protein MVENVKELLRAHEGIKREVYLDIENSSVVPQEVIDAMLPYYNQRAYGNPTLTHKPGWEAFETIMESTQKIANFLGCKTLEEVNFTPGETEANNLALMGTLFSMRDKGKKIVISEIEPISILHVTEMLQRYGFTTKKVPVNSEGFVNLGKLKETVDRETVLVSLSAVNHEIGTIQPIKEALEIVKDKNPEALFHTDASDAYCKIPFNVQHYGVDLATISSYKILGPRGIGVLYVKEGVSVEKILEGQIGTQKLWPGVENTPLIVGFSKASELAFENFEENTTRMRSLRDKLINGIVGKISDVKLNGPKGGKRVSDNVNISFLRCEGEALTIELSLNGVYVSSGSACTRRLLQPSHVLVAIGRKFDEAHGSILMKVTRYHTEEDIDYVLEVLPKAVERIRGITGATGVE from the coding sequence ATGGTTGAAAACGTGAAAGAACTACTTCGTGCGCATGAAGGGATAAAGCGCGAAGTTTATTTAGACATTGAAAACTCAAGCGTGGTTCCGCAAGAAGTAATTGACGCAATGCTACCATATTACAATCAACGGGCATACGGCAACCCAACACTAACGCATAAGCCCGGTTGGGAAGCCTTCGAAACAATAATGGAATCCACACAGAAAATCGCCAATTTTTTGGGGTGCAAAACGCTTGAAGAAGTTAACTTTACGCCGGGTGAAACAGAAGCCAACAATTTAGCCTTAATGGGAACATTGTTTTCGATGAGAGACAAGGGTAAGAAAATTGTAATTTCGGAAATTGAGCCGATAAGCATTTTGCACGTTACTGAGATGTTACAGAGATACGGTTTTACCACAAAAAAGGTTCCTGTGAACAGTGAAGGCTTCGTAAACCTTGGAAAACTAAAAGAAACTGTTGACAGAGAAACTGTTCTCGTGAGTCTATCCGCTGTAAATCATGAAATTGGAACAATACAACCCATCAAAGAAGCTCTGGAAATAGTTAAGGACAAAAATCCAGAAGCACTCTTCCACACAGACGCTTCAGACGCATACTGCAAAATCCCGTTTAACGTGCAACATTATGGCGTAGATTTAGCAACTATAAGCAGCTACAAAATTTTGGGACCGCGAGGCATAGGTGTTCTCTACGTAAAAGAAGGTGTTAGCGTAGAAAAAATTCTTGAAGGCCAAATTGGAACGCAGAAACTCTGGCCAGGCGTTGAAAACACGCCTTTAATTGTTGGGTTCTCCAAAGCGTCTGAGTTGGCTTTTGAAAATTTTGAAGAGAACACAACTCGTATGCGTAGTCTTAGAGACAAATTGATTAACGGAATAGTTGGGAAAATTTCTGATGTCAAACTTAATGGGCCAAAAGGTGGCAAGAGAGTTTCAGACAACGTGAACATTAGCTTTTTGCGATGTGAAGGCGAAGCATTAACTATTGAGCTTAGTTTGAATGGTGTTTACGTTTCAAGTGGGAGCGCTTGCACACGGCGTTTGCTTCAGCCTAGTCATGTTCTTGTTGCCATTGGCAGAAAATTCGACGAAGCCCACGGTAGCATACTTATGAAGGTCACGCGGTATCATACCGAAGAGGATATAGATTATGTTTTGGAGGTTCTTCCTAAGGCTGTTGAAAGAATACGAGGAATTACAGGCGCTACAGGAGTGGAATGA